The following is a genomic window from Falco peregrinus isolate bFalPer1 chromosome Z, bFalPer1.pri, whole genome shotgun sequence.
aataacagtattttaatagGAATTGCCTGTTCATGTTATTAGTTATGATACTAATAGTAAAGATACTATGTCTGGCTTTGAAAGAAGGCATGAATTTTCTCATCATTAATGGTAATCACTGATGTAAGCATAACTCTTGCTCATGTTGATTAAACTTTCCACATACTTTGTGTTgtactggaaaacattttttggcTTTTCACTAATAGATAGTTAACCAGAGTGGCTCATTTTGTTCCTTCTTCATAGCTACAATACTGTTACTTTCCTATGCAGCTTATCTCTTTCTTTCACTGAGGCAGTAAGGAGGTCTTCTACAGGTTGGTTCAGCCTGGGCCTTACTGAGGTTTGCGTTGTGTTAAACGCCTGTGTAGTGTTACTGAATTCGTGAAGCTACAGATTTCCGTTAAAACTGTGAGTTTATCTGCAAGAATgaaatgttctttgttttcatggttCTTCTTTCATTTACCATAATGTTAATAAacactcttttctttctgtttgtagTGGCAGCATGGAACCAGCATTTCACAGGGGAGACCTGTTGTTCTTAACAAATTTCCATGATGACCCAATCAGAGCTGGTGAAAtagttgtttttaaagttgaaGGCAGAGACATTCCAATAGTTCACAGAGTAATCAAAGTACACGAAAAGTAATGCAGCTTggtgttttccttgtttctaaATATAGTTTCCTTCACCATGTatttcaattacattttaatttggtagtattttatgaaaaaggCTAGTGAGGATATGCTGTGAGATAAAATCATCTCTAGGATGTGATCCACTTTTGTCCCCAGTTCAGTGAGGGACAGGAGTCAGGGTCTCACAGAAGTAGCTCAGGTTCGAAGTAGGTAGACCTATGCCAAAGAGGAGTCCAATAATGCAAACTGTACATGTTATTTTTGCAAAGTACTAGCAGTATGTATGGGAGTAGAGTCCACTTCTGTACTGACTGTTCCAGAATTGGGATTTTGGTTATGAGAAATAACTACTTCTACAAGCAGATCTCTGAAAGAAGGTGAAGATTCAGAATCAGAGCTGTAGATGAAGTCTGACAAGTATGTGATCTTTGTTAATTGAATTTTTCCAGAAACAAGATTTGACTCGCAATGAGAGAAGAGATTCTTACTCTTTTTGTGTCTAGTAGTCACAATACCAACAAAAATTCATGCTGAAAAGCAACAGGTAGATTACTTGGGTTTACTGTTATTGCATATGACTGATATGATAAACAGTTCCTTCTCAAACAAGAGAGGCAACAGTGAAAAGCTAACCTGGAGGTGGCAAGCATTGACATACTTTCTCCTCAGAAGTCCTGGCCGTGAactgaaggggtttttttttcagtaatacctgttcttcagtggtttttttgaaacaaatatgCATATCTAAGaattacctctttttttttttttcccctctaataCCTAATTTGTCTTCATAACAACTCCTTGTTTCTTGGTATCATTACTTCCAATTAGCAGCTTCTTGAGCAAAATCATTCTGAAGGCTGTAAACTTAATGACTTTATTTAAATGGGAGTGTTGAACCTCTTGCATTCATCAGCTGCACATAATGCCTAATGCTTGAAAGGGAGCAGAACACAGCAGGTTTTCTAATGGATGTTCAAAACACAGTGTAAGACATCTTGTTCGTTTGAAACAGTAGGGAAAGGTTATGATTTGGGCATGTTCAGGGTTTTAAAGCTCTGTTCCTACCAAAAGGACTGAGCCTCCTCAATGATCGGAAAAGGTCAGGACATCAGCTCTGGCTCCAAGGGAGCAGCCTAGCTCCCCAAGCTCTGCAAGCATTCTTCTGTGGTGGGGAGACTGCTGTCTACAGCAGTGTTTCTCTCACCTGGGTTTCTCCATGCAGTCCCCTAAAAACCCCACATAAAGTTTTGTCCGCATTATATTATTTAAAGACTGGttatgtgtggtttttttatttgccacaataataaaaaccaaacataagGGAAGTTTTGCCTGGAACTCACTATGTTGTTTAACAATTAATGGGTAAGCTAAAACTGTATTGCAGTGTTagtgacaaaatactgaatttgaTGCAGATTTGCAGCTACTTTAGAGGGTcttcaatatttatttctataaaaagaaGGACAAAGCTTGATTTGGGTGTAAATATCATTACTAAAAGTTAAAGAAGTATATAGAACTTAGAGGAAAATTGCCTAAAGCATGTAGTATTATACTGCTTTCTGTCCTAagggaagattatttttttttagggtaaTCTACCTCATCTGAAATTCATGATTTAAATTCAgttaaattcattttctaatGTGTGGTGACTTCACAGGGTCTTATTCCACAATTTGGGGGCATGTGACCAAACAAAAAGAGGATAAGTAGAGCAGTATTCAGTATTTCAGAGTTAAATTTCTATTCTGTTGAAAATGCAGAGGGTAgagtggtgggggttttttccccagataaGCACATACTGCTTTTGTTGAGGATGTTTAGTGCCTGCTTTGGATGGACAATGTCCCTTTCTTGTCCATTGTGTAATTGCTTGCATCAAATTACAATCTAggagtgttttaaaaaacactcaTTGTTAAAATCTATTGACTCTGTCAGTAAAATCTGTAACGTTAATGATTTAATGGTGTCTGTTAAATAAGCAGGATAAGCAGGACTGGAAGCAAACATTGTTATCTAATCTTGTAGCACTTTTCATCTTCATTGTGCTTTGTAGATGTTAAttgaagtttttaaattaagtggTATTTAGTTTATCACCTCATTGCCTTCTAGAGAAAATGGGAACATCAAATTTCTGACTAAAGGTGATAACAATGAAGTTGATGATAGAGGCTTGTACAAAGAAGGACAGAATTGGTTAGAGAAGAAAGATGTTGTTGGAAGAGCAAGAGGGTAAGTGATGCAGAATATCTGTGTTCTTtgtaattaaacagaaaatgtataaCTTAAATCAGTTTGCTGTTGGTACAGGCTAGGTCTGGtgtggtattttttaaatttcttaaataGAGTGGTAATTAAAAGAACGTCACCTGGAAAAGTTGCTTTCTGTAGTCAGCTGTAATGTGGAGagtggaattatttttcttaaaaaatggcACATTTAACATATCATTCACCAGTAAATACAGAAGTAACTAGAAATTactagaaaattatttccacattTCACAGGAACTTTATGCAGGGTTTGACTTTTGACTTTGTCCCCTTCCCCACTTGAAATGGAATCTGTTAAGATTTTCTCAAGTAAGTTGCTTAGATTTTtatctgaggaagaaaagaataatccCATTCAGATATACTTTAGTGACAGGCATAAATGAATGGTTTAcgttaaaatatttaagattgaGTAACATTGAAACATTTCCATGTAATATTTGAGGGTTAACTTTACATTAATCTGTTTTGTCAATTTTAGATTTTTGCCTTATGTTGGTATGGTAACTATAATAATGAATGACTATCCAAAATTTAAGGTATGTatacagacattttaaatgcttgaCTTTAAAACTATAAAATAGCAAGTAAAGATAGTAAGCGtcttgcaaatgaaaatacatgttaataaatttgtttctgtggtttgttAGCTAACATAAAgtgatttgtgttttcttgcttattttagCTGGTCTGTTATCCAGTAGAACTTAGCATTTGTAATAattggaaaacatttaatttatagGAATTTCATAAGTATACAGTTTGTGATGCCTATTTATGATTAATATGATCAAGTTAAAATATTCCTGTAATTGTATAGGAACACAACTCTAATTGTGTACTCATCTAGAAGGTGTAATGTTGGAGAGAGCATACTTTGAACAATTTGTAATTTGAGAGCTGCTGTGAAGGGAAATTATA
Proteins encoded in this region:
- the SEC11C gene encoding signal peptidase complex catalytic subunit SEC11C isoform X2, whose protein sequence is MDLFGDLRRMNKRQLYYQVLNFAMIVSSALMIWKGLIVITGSESPIVVVLSGSMEPAFHRGDLLFLTNFHDDPIRAGEIVVFKVEGRDIPIVHRVIKVHEKENGNIKFLTKGDNNEVDDRGLYKEGQNWLEKKDVVGRARGFLPYVGMVTIIMNDYPKFKYALLAVMGAYVLLKRES